The Thermococcus sp. genome includes a region encoding these proteins:
- a CDS encoding AIR synthase family protein, with protein MKPGKLPPELLEKLVLSRVPSKGKGVIIGPGVGIDGSAIKVEGTLVASSDPITGATRRIGFYALHVNANDVAVMGAEPRWFLVTVLLPEDSSEELLEEIIDEISREAEKLGVAVVGGHTEVTPGLDRPIVLGTMLGEAEKLVRPDGAKPGDAIVMTKWAGLEGTSIIAEELRERLSPILGEELLERASALIDYLSVLPEARVLRNVANAMHDPTEGGILNGLHEMADASGLGFRVYADRIPIREETKTLCNYLGISPLALISSGVLLASVPRDLARKTVEELLSNGITASIIGEFLAEDKRIIVENGEERPAWRPESDELWKVV; from the coding sequence ATGAAGCCCGGGAAACTTCCCCCAGAGCTCCTAGAAAAGCTCGTTCTTTCAAGGGTTCCTTCGAAGGGAAAGGGTGTAATTATCGGCCCCGGCGTTGGGATAGACGGCTCTGCAATAAAGGTTGAGGGAACGCTCGTTGCATCGAGTGACCCGATAACGGGTGCAACTAGGAGGATAGGCTTCTATGCCCTCCATGTCAACGCAAACGACGTTGCGGTCATGGGCGCTGAACCTAGGTGGTTTCTGGTCACCGTGCTCCTGCCCGAGGATTCCAGCGAGGAACTTTTGGAGGAAATAATCGACGAGATATCCCGAGAGGCTGAGAAGCTCGGCGTTGCCGTCGTTGGCGGTCACACAGAGGTGACGCCCGGCCTCGACAGGCCGATAGTGCTCGGAACGATGCTCGGCGAAGCGGAGAAGCTCGTCAGACCCGACGGGGCAAAGCCCGGGGACGCGATAGTAATGACGAAGTGGGCGGGTCTTGAAGGCACATCAATAATAGCCGAGGAACTTCGCGAAAGGCTTTCCCCCATTCTTGGTGAAGAACTTCTGGAGAGGGCTTCGGCGCTTATCGATTACCTCAGCGTTCTGCCCGAGGCGCGGGTTCTACGGAATGTGGCAAACGCGATGCATGACCCCACAGAGGGCGGAATCCTCAACGGCCTCCACGAGATGGCCGATGCTTCCGGTCTAGGATTCAGGGTTTACGCCGACAGAATTCCCATCCGGGAGGAGACCAAAACCCTCTGCAACTATCTCGGCATAAGTCCCCTCGCGCTCATAAGCTCGGGGGTTCTTCTTGCCTCAGTTCCAAGGGATCTGGCAAGGAAGACGGTGGAAGAACTGTTAAGTAACGGAATAACGGCGAGCATCATCGGTGAGTTTTTAGCTGAGGACAAGCGCATCATAGTTGAGAACGGTGAAGAAAGGCCCGCGTGGAGACCCGAAAGCGACGAACTCTGGAAGGTTGTGTGA
- a CDS encoding ribosome biogenesis/translation initiation ATPase RLI, with the protein MARIAVIDYDKCNPDKCGHFLCERVCPVNRMGGEAIVIDEENYRPVIQEASCTGCGICVHKCPFNAITIVNLPEQLDEDCVHRYGVNGFVLYRLPVVKEGMVVGILGPNGTGKTTAVRILSGQLIPNLCSDNDSWDNVIKAFRGNELQSYFERLKNGEIRPVVKPQYVDLIPKAVKGKVRELLKRADEGGRFEEVVKELELEDILDRDIKQLSGGELQRVAIAAALLRKAEFYFFDEPSSYLDIRQRLRIAKIIRRLADSGKNVLTVEHDLAILDYMSDIIHVVYGKPGAYGIFSQPKSTRNGINEFLRGYLRDENVRFRPYEINFSKKSERKSQEGEILVEYSPLVKDYGSFRLEAEGGELYVGEVVGIVGPNGIGKTTFVKMLAGVEKPTEGEVDWSLTVSYKPQYIKTDYEGTVYELLSKIDASKLMSSFYKSELLNPLGIPDLYDKNVNELSGGELQRVAITACLIRDADLYLLDEPSAHLDVEQRLAVSKAIRSLMAKNEKTALIVEHDVMMVDYLSDRLIVFEGQPGRFGRASKPMGMREGMNRFLASVGITFRRDPDTGRPRANKEGSVKDREQKEKGEYYYT; encoded by the coding sequence ATGGCAAGGATAGCGGTCATCGACTACGACAAGTGTAATCCCGACAAGTGCGGTCACTTTCTCTGCGAGCGAGTCTGTCCAGTCAACAGAATGGGCGGTGAGGCAATAGTCATAGACGAGGAGAACTACAGGCCGGTAATTCAAGAAGCTAGCTGTACCGGCTGTGGAATCTGCGTCCATAAGTGTCCCTTCAATGCAATAACAATCGTCAACCTGCCCGAACAGCTCGATGAGGACTGCGTCCACCGCTACGGAGTTAACGGTTTCGTCCTCTACCGCCTCCCCGTCGTGAAGGAGGGAATGGTAGTTGGCATCCTCGGACCCAACGGAACCGGTAAAACCACAGCAGTCAGAATCCTCTCAGGGCAGTTGATTCCAAACCTCTGCTCCGATAACGATTCTTGGGACAACGTGATAAAGGCCTTCCGAGGAAACGAACTTCAGAGCTACTTCGAGAGGCTCAAAAACGGAGAAATAAGGCCCGTTGTCAAGCCCCAGTACGTTGATTTGATTCCAAAGGCCGTTAAGGGCAAGGTTCGCGAGCTCCTCAAGAGGGCCGACGAGGGCGGAAGGTTTGAGGAAGTTGTTAAAGAGCTTGAACTCGAGGACATACTCGACAGGGACATAAAACAACTATCCGGTGGTGAACTTCAGAGGGTTGCCATAGCGGCCGCCCTCCTCAGGAAGGCCGAGTTCTACTTCTTTGACGAGCCTTCGAGCTACCTCGACATAAGGCAGAGGCTCAGGATTGCCAAAATCATAAGAAGGCTGGCCGATTCGGGCAAGAACGTTCTAACGGTCGAGCACGATTTGGCGATACTCGACTACATGAGCGACATAATTCACGTGGTCTACGGTAAACCCGGAGCCTACGGTATATTCTCACAGCCGAAATCAACGAGGAACGGCATAAACGAGTTTCTCAGGGGCTACCTTCGCGATGAAAACGTCCGCTTCAGGCCCTACGAGATAAACTTCAGCAAGAAGAGCGAAAGAAAGAGCCAGGAGGGTGAAATACTCGTTGAATATTCTCCCCTGGTTAAGGACTACGGTTCCTTCAGGCTGGAGGCGGAGGGAGGAGAGCTCTACGTTGGCGAAGTAGTCGGAATAGTCGGCCCGAACGGAATCGGTAAGACAACCTTCGTGAAGATGCTTGCCGGCGTTGAAAAACCGACTGAGGGGGAAGTTGACTGGTCGCTAACGGTTAGTTACAAGCCCCAGTACATAAAGACCGACTACGAGGGAACGGTTTACGAGCTTTTGAGCAAAATCGACGCGAGTAAATTAATGAGCAGTTTCTACAAGAGCGAGCTCCTTAATCCCCTGGGCATTCCAGACCTCTACGACAAGAACGTTAATGAGCTCTCCGGCGGTGAACTCCAGAGGGTTGCCATAACGGCCTGCCTGATACGCGATGCTGACCTCTACCTACTCGACGAGCCTTCAGCTCATCTCGACGTTGAGCAGAGGCTGGCTGTTTCAAAGGCGATACGCTCGCTCATGGCCAAGAACGAGAAAACAGCTCTGATAGTCGAGCACGACGTAATGATGGTTGACTACCTGAGTGACCGCCTGATAGTCTTCGAGGGACAGCCTGGCAGGTTCGGAAGAGCCAGCAAGCCGATGGGCATGCGCGAGGGCATGAACAGGTTCTTGGCTTCGGTGGGAATAACCTTCAGGCGCGACCCAGATACCGGAAGGCCGAGGGCCAACAAAGAGGGAAGCGTTAAGGACAGGGAGCAGAAAGAGAAGGGTGAGTACTACTACACCTAA
- a CDS encoding HAD family hydrolase, whose product MEIPGYGKLEFSAVLFDLNGTLGKEGKVPEDVKELLVKLADQYTVVVLSADTFGTLEREFKGLPIRIERVSSGAEKAEIADGYAPYVAVGNGNNDVAMLEKAELAFCVIGNEGATVDALLASDIVVRDVKDAIEMLLDERKLIATLRR is encoded by the coding sequence ATGGAGATTCCCGGCTATGGAAAGCTCGAATTTAGCGCTGTTCTCTTCGACCTGAACGGGACTCTGGGAAAGGAGGGGAAAGTCCCCGAGGACGTTAAGGAACTTCTTGTGAAGCTTGCCGACCAGTATACTGTAGTTGTTCTCAGCGCGGACACCTTCGGGACGCTGGAGAGGGAGTTTAAGGGGCTTCCGATAAGGATAGAGAGGGTCTCAAGCGGTGCGGAGAAGGCCGAAATAGCGGATGGTTACGCTCCCTATGTGGCGGTTGGAAACGGAAACAACGACGTCGCGATGCTCGAGAAGGCGGAGCTGGCTTTCTGCGTGATTGGTAACGAGGGTGCGACGGTTGATGCCCTTTTAGCCAGCGACATAGTTGTCAGGGACGTTAAGGACGCCATAGAGATGCTCCTCGATGAAAGGAAGCTCATCGCTACCCTGAGGAGATGA
- a CDS encoding phosphatase PAP2 family protein has product MNTFLARLRDRDVLVRLNAFILSYFGWIAFGVLYGYIGKWSVDITKYFLKLPLTSKSLVIGLLSFTKSLTPLYDLLKSIYYFGFAGSIGFMVFYVLLYLQDFQTSDELLARYIMAYCGAGAIYLVFHTYAPHYIYHIPGYSMENTLLTRQEFVLPSLHNTFAAINIMTVWRYRKRLGGKVLIVINTLIPFATVLLGHHWIYDVITGFLLAIAVSRVTNGWAIRIPMFIYSLELKSLEAITMFNIALATLMFLIALDPQKWILLIRSILNQP; this is encoded by the coding sequence ATGAACACATTCCTGGCAAGGCTTCGCGACAGGGATGTCCTCGTTCGGCTCAATGCTTTTATCCTCAGCTACTTCGGCTGGATAGCCTTCGGGGTTCTGTACGGATATATTGGAAAGTGGAGCGTTGACATAACAAAATACTTCTTGAAACTTCCGCTAACATCTAAGTCTCTCGTGATTGGGCTCTTGAGCTTTACAAAATCACTAACTCCTCTCTATGACCTGCTCAAGAGTATCTATTATTTCGGGTTCGCAGGTTCAATAGGGTTTATGGTCTTTTATGTTCTCTTATATTTGCAGGACTTTCAGACGTCCGATGAACTTCTCGCGAGGTACATAATGGCCTACTGCGGAGCGGGGGCAATTTACCTGGTTTTCCATACGTATGCCCCCCACTACATCTACCACATCCCCGGATATTCAATGGAGAACACCCTACTTACAAGGCAGGAGTTCGTCCTACCTTCGCTCCACAACACTTTCGCAGCGATAAATATAATGACAGTATGGAGGTATAGAAAACGCCTTGGGGGCAAAGTCTTGATAGTGATAAATACTCTTATTCCCTTTGCCACAGTTCTTCTCGGTCACCATTGGATATATGATGTCATAACAGGCTTTTTACTGGCCATAGCTGTGTCCAGAGTAACCAATGGATGGGCTATCAGGATACCCATGTTCATATACTCCCTCGAGCTCAAATCTCTAGAAGCAATCACAATGTTTAACATTGCCCTCGCAACCCTGATGTTTTTAATAGCTTTGGATCCACAAAAGTGGATTCTCCTCATAAGGAGTATTCTAAACCAACCCTGA
- the panB gene encoding 3-methyl-2-oxobutanoate hydroxymethyltransferase, producing MREVTPKKIREMKGREKITMITAYDYPSALLADKAGIDIVFVGDSLGMVVYGDENTLNVTMEQMVFHTRAVAKAVKRALVLADMPFSSYEVSIEEGVRNAVRLIQAGADAVKIEGGADYEKLVKKLVRMGIPVMGHTGLTPQRYLRLGGYRIMGETEEEIEEILRDAKALERAGAFAVVLEFTLADVAKLVTEEVSIPTIGIGSGPWVDGQVLVWHDVLGIYENSPPFAKRYANLNGVILKALQDYNREVKTGEFPSGEHYWEYQDKEEFNRKARNVLERINL from the coding sequence ATGAGGGAGGTAACGCCGAAAAAAATCCGCGAGATGAAGGGAAGGGAGAAAATCACGATGATTACCGCCTACGATTATCCCTCCGCGCTTCTGGCTGATAAGGCAGGGATTGACATCGTCTTCGTGGGCGATTCCCTTGGGATGGTTGTTTACGGCGATGAGAACACGCTGAACGTGACCATGGAGCAGATGGTATTCCACACGAGGGCAGTCGCGAAAGCCGTAAAGAGAGCCCTGGTTTTGGCTGACATGCCCTTTTCCAGCTATGAAGTGAGCATTGAGGAAGGCGTTAGGAACGCCGTAAGGTTGATTCAGGCGGGAGCCGATGCGGTGAAGATTGAGGGCGGTGCTGATTATGAGAAGCTCGTGAAAAAGCTCGTGAGAATGGGAATCCCGGTCATGGGGCACACGGGTTTAACGCCCCAGCGGTACCTCAGGCTCGGTGGTTACAGGATTATGGGGGAGACGGAAGAGGAAATAGAGGAGATTCTCAGGGACGCGAAGGCCCTTGAAAGGGCGGGAGCCTTTGCCGTTGTCCTTGAGTTTACCCTAGCAGATGTTGCAAAACTTGTAACCGAGGAAGTCTCGATACCGACTATAGGGATAGGCTCCGGACCATGGGTTGATGGGCAGGTTCTTGTCTGGCACGACGTCCTTGGAATCTACGAGAACTCACCGCCCTTCGCGAAACGCTACGCCAACCTGAACGGGGTTATTTTAAAGGCCCTCCAGGACTACAACCGCGAAGTTAAGACTGGAGAATTTCCAAGCGGTGAGCACTACTGGGAATATCAGGATAAGGAAGAATTCAACAGAAAAGCTAGGAACGTCCTTGAAAGAATCAACCTTTAA
- a CDS encoding archease codes for MRTWEHYEHTADIGVRGYGSTLEEAFEAVALGLFDVMVDVRKVEPKECREVEVEEEDLEALLYSFLEELLVLHDMEGLVFGDVKVEIEKTENGYKLKAKACGEPLSEKHEPKEEVKAITYHDMKIEKLPDGRWMAQFVPDL; via the coding sequence ATGAGAACCTGGGAGCATTACGAGCACACCGCTGACATAGGCGTTCGCGGTTACGGCTCAACCCTTGAGGAGGCCTTTGAGGCAGTGGCGCTTGGCCTTTTCGATGTTATGGTTGACGTGAGGAAAGTCGAACCGAAGGAATGCAGGGAGGTAGAGGTTGAGGAAGAGGACCTGGAGGCGCTCCTCTATTCGTTCCTTGAGGAACTCCTAGTGCTCCACGACATGGAGGGGCTTGTATTTGGAGACGTAAAGGTCGAGATAGAGAAGACAGAGAATGGGTATAAGCTCAAGGCTAAGGCCTGCGGTGAACCCCTGAGCGAGAAGCACGAGCCGAAGGAAGAAGTGAAGGCCATCACCTACCACGACATGAAGATTGAGAAACTTCCCGACGGCAGGTGGATGGCGCAGTTCGTCCCGGACCTGTGA
- a CDS encoding tRNA (cytosine(49)-C(5))-methyltransferase: MSARDVIKESNPEFYERYSKLEDTDEFWEFLIKPLRQSIRVNTLKAPLEVVVERISEEFELEPIPWVREGFFINVDNLAKVPEHGLGLIFGQEASSMIPPVVLEPKPGELVLDMAAAPGSKTGQIAQYMENEGCIIANDPNRDRANVLIANLNRMGVLIARVTTRDGAKFARFENAFDRVLLDAPCSSVGMIRKSWRFLREWREKAVIKYMNIQKRLILAGYKALKPGGTLVYSTCTIDPLENEEVVDYLLRKTDARLEPIKLPVKTSELVLEWEGKEYSPELKKALRIHPNDNDTEAFFIAKIVKPGDGNG; this comes from the coding sequence ATGAGCGCGAGGGACGTCATTAAGGAGTCGAATCCCGAATTCTACGAGCGCTACTCAAAGCTCGAAGACACCGACGAGTTCTGGGAGTTTTTGATAAAGCCCCTCAGACAGAGCATAAGGGTGAACACCCTCAAGGCCCCGCTGGAGGTTGTCGTTGAGAGAATTAGTGAGGAGTTCGAGCTGGAACCCATCCCCTGGGTGAGAGAGGGCTTTTTCATCAACGTAGACAACCTCGCGAAGGTTCCGGAGCACGGTTTGGGGCTGATATTCGGTCAGGAGGCAAGCTCGATGATTCCGCCCGTTGTCCTTGAGCCAAAGCCGGGTGAACTTGTCCTTGATATGGCCGCGGCGCCCGGCTCCAAGACGGGGCAAATAGCACAGTACATGGAAAACGAGGGGTGTATAATAGCCAACGACCCGAACAGGGACAGGGCAAACGTTCTCATAGCGAACCTCAACAGGATGGGAGTTCTCATAGCGAGGGTCACAACCCGGGACGGGGCAAAGTTTGCGCGCTTTGAAAATGCCTTCGACAGGGTTCTTCTAGATGCCCCCTGCTCCTCGGTGGGAATGATAAGGAAGAGCTGGCGCTTCCTGAGGGAGTGGCGGGAAAAAGCGGTCATCAAGTACATGAACATCCAGAAGAGGCTTATCCTGGCTGGATACAAAGCCCTAAAACCCGGTGGAACCCTCGTTTACTCCACCTGCACGATAGACCCTCTCGAAAATGAAGAAGTCGTTGATTACCTGCTCAGGAAGACCGATGCAAGGCTTGAGCCCATCAAACTTCCCGTAAAGACCAGCGAGCTCGTTCTGGAGTGGGAGGGAAAGGAGTATTCGCCCGAGCTGAAGAAGGCCCTACGAATCCACCCAAACGACAACGACACGGAGGCATTTTTCATAGCGAAGATAGTCAAGCCGGGTGATGGAAATGGGTGA
- a CDS encoding RtcB family protein yields the protein MVPLKRIDKIRWEIPKFDKRMRVPGRVYADDQLIEKMRQDRTLEQAANVAMLPGIYKYSIVMPDGHQGYGFPIGGVAAFDVKEGVISPGGVGYDINCGVRLIRTNLTEKEVRPKIKELVDTLFKNVPSGLGSKGRVRLHWTQLDDVLADGAKWAVDNGYGWKEDLEHLEEGGRMEGADPEAVSQRAKQRGAPQLGSLGSGNHFLEVQVVDKIFDEEIAKAYGLFEGQVVVMVHTGSRGLGHQVASDYLRIMEKANRKYGIPWPDRELVSVPFQSEEGQRYFSAMKAAANFAWANRQMITHWVRESFEEVFKRKAEDMEMSIVYDVAHNIAKVEEHEVDGKKVKVVVHRKGATRAFPAGHPDVPRAYRDVGQPVLIPGSMGTASYVLAGAEGSMRETFGSSCHGAGRLLSRKAATRQYRGDRLRNELLKRGIYVRAASLRVVAEEAPGAYKSVDNVVSVVHQAGIAKLVARMRPMGVAKG from the coding sequence ATGGTACCGCTGAAGAGGATTGACAAGATAAGGTGGGAGATTCCCAAGTTCGACAAGAGAATGCGCGTTCCGGGGAGGGTTTACGCTGACGACCAGCTCATAGAGAAGATGCGCCAGGACAGGACACTGGAACAAGCAGCGAACGTTGCGATGCTCCCGGGAATCTACAAGTACTCCATCGTAATGCCCGACGGACATCAGGGCTACGGCTTCCCGATTGGAGGAGTGGCGGCTTTTGATGTAAAGGAGGGCGTAATAAGCCCCGGAGGCGTGGGATATGACATCAACTGTGGCGTCCGTCTCATCAGGACAAACCTCACCGAGAAGGAGGTAAGGCCTAAGATTAAGGAGCTCGTCGATACTCTCTTCAAGAACGTGCCGAGTGGTCTTGGAAGCAAAGGCCGTGTGAGGCTCCACTGGACTCAATTGGACGATGTTCTCGCCGATGGAGCGAAATGGGCGGTTGACAACGGCTACGGCTGGAAAGAGGATTTGGAGCACCTCGAGGAAGGCGGAAGAATGGAAGGGGCTGATCCAGAAGCGGTAAGCCAGAGGGCAAAACAACGCGGAGCGCCCCAGCTCGGTTCTCTCGGCTCAGGAAACCACTTCCTTGAGGTTCAGGTCGTTGACAAGATATTCGACGAGGAGATAGCGAAAGCCTACGGCCTCTTCGAGGGACAGGTCGTTGTCATGGTTCACACAGGTTCGAGAGGTCTCGGCCACCAGGTGGCGAGCGACTACCTCAGGATAATGGAGAAGGCCAATAGAAAGTACGGCATTCCATGGCCCGATAGAGAGTTAGTGAGCGTTCCCTTCCAGAGCGAGGAGGGGCAAAGATACTTCTCGGCTATGAAGGCCGCGGCAAACTTCGCCTGGGCCAACAGGCAGATGATAACACACTGGGTGAGGGAGAGCTTTGAAGAGGTCTTCAAGAGAAAAGCCGAGGACATGGAGATGAGCATTGTCTACGATGTTGCACACAACATAGCGAAGGTTGAAGAGCACGAGGTTGATGGAAAGAAAGTGAAGGTCGTCGTCCACAGGAAAGGAGCAACGAGGGCATTCCCCGCCGGCCATCCGGATGTTCCTAGAGCTTACCGCGACGTCGGACAGCCCGTCCTCATTCCGGGCTCGATGGGAACGGCCAGCTATGTCTTAGCGGGAGCCGAAGGCTCAATGCGCGAAACCTTTGGCAGTTCATGCCACGGTGCCGGAAGACTCCTCAGCAGGAAGGCCGCGACGAGGCAATACCGTGGCGACAGACTTAGAAACGAGCTGTTGAAGAGGGGCATTTACGTCCGCGCGGCGTCGCTCCGCGTTGTTGCCGAGGAGGCTCCGGGAGCGTACAAGAGCGTTGACAACGTCGTTAGCGTCGTCCACCAGGCAGGAATAGCCAAGCTCGTGGCTAGGATGAGACCCATGGGTGTTGCGAAGGGATGA
- a CDS encoding ABC transporter permease, with protein sequence MADEEGRQEMSSILNIALKELYVSVKSKRFSVTIFIYLLIFALAVYSTKDYLIQMGTPRVSSNSFPLWGVEGKIYQTPFAMLFMINMTIISVLGAVLGAALGADTVNREVESGTIKVLLGHPVYRDEIINGKFSGMGALIALTYIVSYVVMVAVMLILGIPLDGDSLLRGFVAMLVTILYTFVFLSIGLLLSTLSKKPETSMLIGIGLAIFLTIFYGIVVEIIAPKIVGPEPPWGTVAHQLWQEKLNLWVSRLHSINPTHHYVQLVGYIFAGDEFTNYYVPLGDSFTYGFNNLAVLLVMLLLPFALAYARFLTSDLR encoded by the coding sequence ATGGCTGATGAGGAGGGTCGGCAGGAGATGAGTTCAATCTTGAACATAGCCCTCAAGGAACTGTACGTTTCGGTGAAAAGCAAGAGGTTCAGCGTGACAATTTTTATCTATCTCCTGATTTTTGCTCTAGCCGTTTACTCGACCAAGGACTACCTGATACAGATGGGAACGCCGAGGGTTAGCTCCAATAGCTTTCCCCTCTGGGGCGTTGAGGGAAAGATATACCAGACCCCCTTTGCGATGCTCTTCATGATAAACATGACGATAATCAGTGTTCTCGGGGCCGTTCTGGGAGCTGCCCTAGGGGCTGATACTGTAAACAGGGAAGTTGAAAGTGGAACAATCAAAGTCCTCCTCGGCCATCCAGTTTACAGGGACGAGATAATCAATGGCAAGTTCTCGGGGATGGGAGCGCTGATAGCCTTAACTTACATCGTCTCCTACGTTGTTATGGTTGCGGTAATGCTCATCCTCGGCATACCCCTGGACGGCGATTCCCTCTTGAGGGGCTTTGTAGCGATGCTAGTGACGATCCTATACACCTTCGTTTTTCTCTCCATTGGATTACTTCTCTCGACCCTCTCAAAGAAGCCAGAAACATCGATGCTCATAGGAATTGGTCTAGCGATTTTTCTAACCATCTTCTACGGCATAGTCGTTGAGATAATAGCGCCGAAAATAGTCGGTCCTGAGCCTCCGTGGGGGACGGTTGCCCATCAACTCTGGCAGGAAAAGCTCAACCTCTGGGTTTCAAGGCTTCATTCAATAAATCCAACCCACCACTACGTCCAGCTCGTTGGCTACATCTTCGCCGGGGATGAGTTCACAAACTATTACGTACCCCTCGGCGATTCATTCACCTACGGCTTCAACAACCTAGCGGTTCTTCTGGTGATGTTGCTCCTGCCCTTTGCCCTCGCCTATGCCCGCTTTTTGACCAGCGACCTCAGGTAG
- a CDS encoding NEW3 domain-containing protein → MRRFFVVLLLFLLIVQTVSAQPYVTVFESRLAPGQMLKVENYTITIVQSINGSPYLMLKLGNDIVGLKPFSFGSLMEKDGIKILMGSYTEEGGFLVVSVKPRFLTSLKPEIGARASVDGAIIEVVGVDNHSMEVSINGTLKSVQTNKTLIFGKLVLEYNGTVLSIYAIPEVSEVKNPRYVVFCPYEDVVVSGPFDVPITVESLSEEELTLNLSVFLPPNWKAGFFYNGVEVSRISVPPKGTITLTLHVEPSSNGTLQFSVGDFLGRIHVRYRGIEVLIPYRGIEAEAGNVIQIPISFEGNGIVEFSTFNTTPGWDVYLKAGGYRVRTFEVDGSSTATLVVSIPRNATLGDHKIGLLINGKPYFLNIYIYKTYLGQPAKLVVVLRDENGNPVRGWVSIAGKNLTASPAGSVSFELKPGQYTLIAGCEGCSQKTEKLKLSDGEEKTLEITLQRADYYFKIELESDVVTLKPGTGGSTRITIQNLGSKEDKYTITVEGLPSGWNYLISQDPRGESPVESIKVGSGESTTLYLIIIPPFNVGSEELKVKVVVSGRTLRKTIPLTVRVENPATLTLNVDNPLLTVRAGETTATALWVDSDGPVTNVKFSVQAPNGWDVEVVPQMIPRVGPEMNGNVVVSQGPVRAEVRIRVPKSTPAGTYTVTITAAGDQAKTQTVITVRVTQGSSGAWVGIVLLIAAFGIVVWLMRRVGRR, encoded by the coding sequence ATGAGGCGCTTTTTCGTCGTGTTGCTCCTTTTCCTTCTGATAGTTCAGACTGTAAGTGCACAGCCTTACGTAACTGTTTTTGAGAGCAGACTCGCACCTGGACAGATGCTTAAGGTTGAAAACTACACGATAACCATAGTTCAATCCATAAACGGAAGTCCCTACCTAATGCTGAAACTGGGGAATGATATCGTTGGCCTAAAACCCTTCTCCTTTGGCTCACTGATGGAAAAAGACGGCATTAAAATCCTCATGGGCAGTTATACAGAGGAAGGAGGATTTCTTGTAGTCTCTGTGAAACCAAGGTTCCTCACTTCCCTAAAACCCGAAATCGGGGCTAGAGCTAGCGTCGATGGCGCAATCATTGAGGTTGTCGGTGTTGACAACCACAGTATGGAGGTATCCATAAATGGAACGCTGAAATCCGTTCAGACAAACAAAACCTTAATCTTTGGAAAACTTGTCCTTGAGTACAATGGAACAGTTCTCAGCATCTACGCTATTCCAGAAGTTTCCGAAGTAAAAAATCCCCGCTATGTGGTATTTTGTCCTTACGAGGACGTTGTGGTTTCCGGGCCTTTTGACGTTCCCATAACCGTTGAAAGCCTCTCGGAGGAGGAGCTAACTCTTAATCTCAGCGTGTTCTTACCCCCCAACTGGAAAGCAGGGTTTTTTTATAATGGCGTCGAAGTCTCTAGAATATCGGTCCCCCCAAAGGGAACAATTACACTAACCCTTCACGTTGAACCCTCTTCCAATGGAACCCTTCAATTTTCGGTTGGAGACTTTCTTGGAAGAATCCACGTGAGATATAGGGGGATAGAGGTTTTAATACCCTACAGAGGCATTGAAGCGGAGGCGGGAAACGTAATTCAGATTCCTATTTCCTTTGAGGGCAATGGTATTGTCGAGTTCTCCACCTTCAACACCACTCCCGGCTGGGATGTTTACCTGAAAGCTGGAGGATACAGGGTCAGGACTTTTGAGGTTGATGGAAGCTCTACAGCAACGTTGGTGGTCTCTATTCCCAGGAACGCGACGCTTGGCGACCACAAAATTGGCTTGTTAATTAACGGAAAGCCATATTTTCTTAACATCTACATCTACAAAACTTACCTCGGCCAACCAGCGAAGCTTGTGGTTGTCTTAAGGGATGAGAACGGCAACCCCGTCAGGGGATGGGTTTCCATAGCCGGGAAGAACCTTACGGCATCGCCAGCCGGTTCGGTCAGCTTTGAGTTGAAGCCCGGGCAATACACGTTGATAGCAGGATGTGAGGGTTGCTCCCAGAAAACCGAGAAGTTGAAGCTATCCGACGGAGAAGAGAAAACACTCGAGATCACACTCCAGCGGGCCGACTATTATTTCAAGATCGAACTAGAAAGCGATGTGGTAACACTAAAGCCCGGGACTGGGGGGAGTACAAGAATAACAATCCAGAACCTTGGCTCGAAGGAGGATAAGTACACGATAACCGTTGAGGGGCTTCCTTCGGGATGGAACTATTTGATCAGCCAAGACCCGAGGGGAGAATCTCCAGTTGAGAGCATTAAAGTGGGAAGCGGTGAAAGCACCACCCTGTACCTCATTATCATACCTCCTTTCAACGTTGGTTCAGAGGAACTTAAGGTCAAAGTCGTTGTCTCTGGAAGAACCCTTAGGAAAACTATTCCCCTTACAGTTCGGGTTGAAAACCCTGCGACACTCACACTAAACGTCGATAATCCCCTGCTTACTGTTAGAGCGGGTGAGACAACCGCGACAGCGCTTTGGGTTGACTCCGACGGCCCGGTCACAAACGTCAAGTTCAGCGTTCAGGCTCCAAACGGCTGGGATGTGGAAGTGGTTCCCCAGATGATACCTCGCGTTGGTCCTGAGATGAATGGAAACGTTGTGGTTTCCCAAGGTCCTGTAAGGGCAGAGGTTAGAATAAGAGTTCCCAAATCAACGCCCGCAGGAACCTATACTGTAACTATAACGGCCGCAGGCGACCAAGCTAAGACTCAAACCGTAATAACAGTCAGGGTAACCCAGGGTTCCAGTGGGGCATGGGTAGGTATCGTTCTCCTCATCGCGGCGTTTGGAATAGTTGTATGGCTGATGAGGAGGGTCGGCAGGAGATGA